From the genome of Clostridium sp. BNL1100, one region includes:
- a CDS encoding DUF1540 domain-containing protein: protein MSVKKMSQPNTGIKCVVNTCHYYMNGDHCTAEQIEVQPRNARDTQETDCATFLPENQ, encoded by the coding sequence ATGTCTGTTAAAAAAATGAGCCAGCCTAATACTGGTATAAAATGTGTTGTTAATACATGTCACTATTATATGAATGGTGATCACTGCACTGCTGAACAGATTGAAGTTCAGCCTAGAAATGCAAGAGACACTCAGGAAACAGATTGTGCAACATTTTTACCTGAAAACCAGTAA
- a CDS encoding putative ABC transporter permease, translating to MNYNVSKYLARVYDVFLCFIIYSFCGWLMETVYLSVYHWQFIKRGFLISPLCGIYGVGTILVVFLLDKLKSRPILVFFGAILITTVLELFTGLLLQNVLKRELWDYSGDSLNFLGIICLRNTLIWGIMSLIAVYSIHPVVIRKIKVLSLRTKALISNICFVWISADLCISIFTSLHGINNIHWVSGLVFHRLKDIGSMTVKVVYYIRH from the coding sequence ATGAACTATAACGTATCTAAATATTTGGCAAGGGTCTATGATGTATTTCTATGCTTTATTATATATTCTTTCTGCGGTTGGCTAATGGAAACAGTATATTTATCCGTTTATCACTGGCAGTTTATAAAAAGAGGATTTCTCATAAGCCCTTTATGCGGAATTTATGGAGTGGGTACAATTTTGGTTGTATTTCTTCTGGACAAATTAAAATCACGCCCCATCCTTGTATTTTTTGGTGCAATACTTATTACTACCGTTCTGGAGCTTTTTACAGGCCTGCTCCTTCAAAATGTTCTGAAACGTGAACTATGGGATTACAGCGGGGATTCTTTAAATTTTCTTGGAATAATATGTTTAAGGAATACTCTGATTTGGGGAATAATGTCCCTTATAGCAGTTTATAGCATCCATCCTGTAGTAATAAGGAAAATAAAAGTTCTTTCACTGCGTACCAAGGCATTAATCAGCAATATTTGCTTTGTATGGATTTCGGCAGACTTATGCATTTCCATCTTTACAAGCCTCCACGGCATAAATAATATTCACTGGGTATCCGGCTTAGTGTTCCACAGGCTAAAGGACATTGGAAGTATGACCGTAAAGGTAGTTTATTATATAAGACATTAA
- a CDS encoding chemotaxis response regulator protein-glutamate methylesterase, producing MKKIKVLVVDDSLLFREVISRGITIDPEIEVVAKAVDPFDARDKIEEYDPDVMICDIEMPKMNGIEFISRLLPQHMIPIIVVSSISEAVFDAIKAGAVDFILKPEMQISKNVEEFINELITKVKTAKKSKLPERIRIIGETVSSDMKFDSSKIIAIGASTGGTEAVFNILKQLPPNIPGIVIVQHIPPMFSRMFAERLNNQTGLRVKEASNGDYIEEGKVLVAPGDYHMRVRKTGERYKVEVFQSEKVNGHCPSVDILFESVAKEAGNNAVGVILTGMGSDGAKGLLAMRGKGARTIGQDEKSCVVYGMPRVAYEIGAVEKQTSLENIPKILFSILK from the coding sequence ATGAAAAAAATCAAAGTGCTGGTTGTTGATGACAGTTTATTGTTTCGTGAAGTAATTTCAAGAGGGATAACTATAGACCCGGAAATAGAAGTAGTTGCTAAGGCGGTTGATCCCTTTGATGCCAGGGATAAAATAGAAGAGTATGACCCCGATGTTATGATCTGCGACATTGAAATGCCTAAAATGAATGGTATTGAGTTTATCAGCAGGCTTTTACCGCAGCATATGATTCCAATTATTGTTGTAAGCTCTATTAGTGAAGCTGTGTTCGATGCAATAAAAGCTGGAGCAGTAGATTTTATACTGAAGCCGGAAATGCAAATATCCAAAAACGTAGAAGAATTTATAAACGAATTGATAACTAAAGTAAAAACTGCGAAAAAGTCCAAACTTCCTGAAAGAATCAGAATTATCGGTGAAACTGTCTCCTCGGATATGAAATTTGACAGCAGTAAAATTATTGCAATAGGTGCTTCAACAGGAGGAACTGAGGCTGTTTTCAACATTCTTAAACAGTTGCCGCCAAACATTCCCGGTATAGTTATAGTTCAACATATACCACCAATGTTTTCACGTATGTTCGCCGAAAGACTCAATAATCAAACCGGATTAAGAGTTAAAGAGGCTAGTAACGGTGACTATATTGAAGAAGGAAAAGTACTTGTTGCACCGGGTGATTACCATATGAGAGTAAGAAAAACAGGAGAACGTTACAAGGTTGAAGTATTTCAGAGTGAAAAGGTTAATGGACATTGTCCTTCTGTCGATATACTATTTGAATCAGTAGCCAAGGAAGCCGGGAACAATGCAGTTGGAGTCATATTAACTGGAATGGGTTCTGATGGAGCCAAGGGACTATTGGCTATGAGAGGAAAAGGCGCAAGGACCATCGGACAGGATGAGAAGTCCTGTGTTGTTTACGGTATGCCAAGAGTTGCATATGAAATTGGAGCAGTAGAAAAGCAGACGTCCCTTGAGAATATTCCTAAGATACTGTTCTCAATATTAAAATAA
- a CDS encoding arsenate reductase family protein yields MNIQIYGAKGFDTQKAERYFKERKISYQYIDLFKYGMSKGEFESVKASVGISNLINTESKEYEKLNVRNLGVGNVAQEVLLKNPKLFKSPIVRNGKLATVGYQPDVWNQWE; encoded by the coding sequence ATGAATATACAGATTTATGGGGCCAAAGGGTTTGATACACAGAAAGCAGAGAGATATTTCAAAGAGCGAAAAATCAGCTACCAGTATATAGATCTCTTTAAGTATGGAATGAGCAAAGGAGAATTCGAAAGTGTAAAAGCTTCCGTCGGTATAAGTAATTTGATAAATACAGAATCAAAGGAATACGAAAAGCTCAATGTGAGAAATCTAGGAGTAGGCAATGTTGCACAAGAGGTGCTTTTAAAAAACCCCAAGCTCTTTAAAAGTCCCATAGTAAGAAACGGAAAGCTGGCAACCGTAGGCTATCAGCCTGATGTTTGGAATCAATGGGAATAA